The stretch of DNA ACTTTTTTGTCCTCATCTAAATATCGGTTAATCAAATATGGTGTATCTACAACGAAATTCTTAATCTTTTTCCCAATTTCTATCAAGTTTTTTTTCATTTGTTCAACATCATTATCAGACATCCATTCTGTAAGCAATTCCTGTTTTGTATTTATAAGATTATCAATCTTTGATGACAACAAATCTGGATTAAGAATATCAGCAACTCTAATACCAATTCTTGCCGGTTTATCAGAATAAGTTGGACCTATACCTCTTTTTGTTGTGCCAATAGCTTGCTTTTTTCTTTTCCTCTCATTTAATTCATCAAGATATTTATGAATGGGCAAAGTAATATGTGCTTGTGAACTAATGAAAAACCTATTTTCAATGTTAATTCCTTGCGTCTGTAAATCATCAATTTCACTTGTTAATTGAAAGGGATCTATCACAACTCCATTTGCAATTATGCAAATTTTTTTAGGATACAACGCTCCAATCGGTATAATATGAAATATAAATTTTTTATTATTATGGACGACTGTGTGACCGGCATTGCATCCACCTTGAAAACGAACAACCACATCAGTTTTTTCAGCCAGGATGTCAACTATCTTTGCTTTTGCCTCATCACCCCAGGAAGCACCTAAAACTACTGTTAATGACATTGTTACCTCTTTATTTTAATCGTGAATACTTATCTTGGTTCATCTAATAAATGTCAATAAAATTAAAATTTATGCTAAACTCTTGACACAATTTATTGTAAAATTTAAAAGAACAATACCATTTATGCAATGAAAGGAAATGTCTTATGAATAAAAGCAAAAGCGAATTCAAAAATGTTTGCGATAAAATACTTTCATTATCAACTGCTGATGAAACAGAGATTTTACTCTTTAAAACAAAACATGCTTTAACAAGATATGCTGAAAATTATATCCATCAAAATGTCAGTAACGAGTCTGTACATTTGAGAGTAAGAACAATTATTGGCAGAAAGACAACAACAGCATCAACGAATTCTTTTTCTGAAGATGCATTAAAACAAACAGTGAATAGTGCACTCTCATCAACAAAGCTGCAAAAAGATAATCCAAAATTATTGCCTCTTCCAAAACCACAAGAATACAAAACTGTAGATAATTATTCTTTATCCACTGATAAAACTACTCCAGAGAGAAGAGCAAATGAAATAGCAAAAGCCGTAAATCTTTGTAAAAAACATAAGTTAGAAGCAGCAGGCATTTTCTCAACCCAAAGTTCCGAACTCTGTATTGCGAATTCTAATGGCTTGTTTGGATATGATATTTCAACTCAAGCTATCTTCAGCATTACCGCAATTAAAGGTATTGCATCAGGCTGGAATGAGATAATAAGAAAAAATGTTGATGAAATTGATGTTGAAAAATCTGCCAGGATTGCAATAGAAAAAGCAAAAAAAAGTCAATATCCTGTTGACTTAAAGCCTGGAAAATATACTGTAATTATGGAGCCAGCAGCTGTCGCAGAATTTATTCTATTTCTACTCTGGAAAGGATTTAATGGTATGGATTATATTGAAGGGACTTCCTTTCTTAAAGATGGACTAAATAAGAAAGTTTTTAGTGAAAAATTTTCAATCCTTGAAAATCCATATAATCCAAAAATTGGTGGCACTCCTTTTGACTTTGAAGGGATGCCAGTTCAAAAGCTCACTTTGGTAGAAAACGGTGTGCCTAAACATTTTGCAACAAACCGTTGGATAGCAAAAGAGACTGGAAGGAAAAACAATGGACATGCAATTCCTTTACCATCTCAAGGTGCATATCCTTTTGCTATGTGTATAAAACCTGGAACAAGTTCAGTTGAAAAAATGATAAAGGGCACAAACTATGGAGTTTTAGTAACACATTTCCACTATTCAAATATAATCGACCCCATGGCTTTATTAACAACAGGTATGACAAGAGATGGTTTCTCTTTGATAGAAGACGGTAAAATCACAAAGCCGTTGAAAAATATGCGCTTTACTGAAAGTGTTATAAATATCTTTTCAAATATAGAAGAAATCGGGAAAGAGACAGAACTTGCAGGTGCTTTCTTCGGTGGAGGATTTTTAGTGCCGGCTATGAAAATAAATAATTTTAACTTTTCAAGTTCAACTGAATTTTAAAGAAACTCTAATATAAAATTGTTCAGTAATTAGATGAAAATTTAATCTGTAAAATATTTTATATTACTCTAAAAAACTGTCCTAACCTGGACAAGCCAGAACCAAACAGGAAATATTAATCAATAATAATCCCCGATCTAATCGGGGACAATAATTTCTAAATCCAAATTACTAATTTCAAATAAAATGACAAAGACCAAATGTCAAATCATGCCAAAACAAAATCTCCGAAGACAAATCCTTTTATATTTGGTATTTGTCCGCCAGCTGGCGGATTATTAGAAATTAGATATTTGATATTTGTCATTTAATTGAAAAATTTCACGACAACTTGTTGGTAAGTTTTATTTTTTAAGTGACTAAATATCTTATTCTATAGCTATTCTTTTGTTTGTTTTAACCTGAATTATCCAGATTATAAGTAGTAAAATATTAGCTACACAAACATCATAATAAAAGAAAATATTGGGTCTATACAGAAATGAAGATACCATAAACACAACAATATGCGTGGTTGGTGAAATCAACGACCATAATTGAATCAATAATTTATTGGCATTGTAATAGCTTTCGTTACTATATCTATTTTTTCTTGATGTATTGGCTATCTGGCTCTTAGAATACAGCAGATATATTATAATTAGAAGTTTTTTAAAATATTTTCCTTTCATTTTTTTCAGACCATTTGAAAAGGATTCTATATCTTCTCGTGTAGAGTTCGTCTTATCAAGAGCATGAGCCATAAACTCATTTTTGTGATAATCAAATATAATAGAGTGGAAAATTGTACAAACCGCAGAAAAACTAATTAGTAGCCAGGACGAGATGGGAAACTCAATACTTGATTTTGATAGACCAATCGCAAAACCAGTATATATTACAATACCAGTAACATAGTCGCTTATCCCATCAATTATGCGTCCCATAGGAGTTCCACAATTTTTCAATCGTGCAAGCATACCATCACAGCAATCCAAAATTACTGTTAAACCGTATAAAATAGCACCGAGTATAAAACTATTGTAATCACCTTTTGCATAGAATATTCCACCGATGATTCCTATTATTATTGTAAAAAAAGAAATTTGATTTGGCGTTATAGGGAATCTATAAATTAGTTTAATAATAATAAACGCAATAGGTCTGAAAAGGTATAAATTCAGTATTTCTTCAACAGACACATCCGGGACTGATTTTTTGTATTCTTTAAATAAGATACGCACATAATCTTTCAATCTCATTTCAATAATATATCGGCTGGCTCAGTCCGTCAGCCCCGTGTAATATAGCTTTGCTATTACACGGGGTCAGCTGACGGATGAACTATTTATTCCTTTCCCAAACTATGCTATGAAGTATATGGTTATTGCGAAAGTATCTTGGATAAGTATGAATCATTTAGATTTCAGTTTAATTTAATTTTTTCTTATAGGTCAACATAAGTATTGAATCTAAAAATTTGTTCACTACCAAATCTTCTGTTTTCTTTGTTCAATAGTAAAAATTCTGGTTTCTGGATTTTCATCCTCGTCTTCCAACTTATACAATGAGTTTGGATAATTATAATCAAAAATTATAGAATCTGCAGGTGCAGTGATAGAATCAACAAGTGTCTGCCAATCGTTTTCTGCCCATATATAAAGTTTATACTTACTATCTAGTTTTATTTTATATTTATCTCCTTTAGCTATTCTATCCGCAACGAAACTATTATCGTTTTTTAGTCTTTCCTCAACAGGCTTATTATCAAAATTTTCAATAAATCCATCATTTGTTAAAATAAAAGGACTATCAGCACCTTTAAGTTCGTATTTGTCTTTTTTATCTTTCTTTTTAACAGAATCAACTTTCTCATAATAAGTAGGAAGATAGGCAATATCTTTACCCATTTTTGTAAAGATGGTTTTTCCTGTACTGTCAATTTTTCCCCAGTGAATTGCTTTCCATTTATTTGAATTGAAAACAGCAAGATATGCCCATTTCTTTTCTGGATTAAGATTAAGAGTTACATCAGTTGTTTCAACATATTTATCAGTAACATCGCGATAATTCTTACCACTCAGCCATCCAGGCACTTTTTCATTCTCAGATAATTGACTGGCAAGAGAGCCTTCCTCTTCAAAAAAAAGTTTACGATATACTTTTGCAATTTTACGATGTAATTTATATTTCCCAGGATTAGCCTCACAACCCATAAAAGGGATTACTTTCCCATCTGGCAAAATTAGAGAATTCCATGCATGATTATTTGTTCCATCTGGCCAGTGTGGAGTATAATCACTTGTAACTGCAAGGCCATTTGCACGCATTGCATAAATTGTGAAATTTGTCATATCCTCACATCTGCCAAGACCATATTCAAGCATTTGCTCTAATCCTAAATCAGTTGGATGAAGGTAGAAGACATCTTTAAAAGTAAACACTTTTTTACATCTGTCATTAATCAAGCAAGCAAGTTTCAATGGGTCATAGGTAGAATCACGGAGCGAAGAAAATTCATTCCAGAAATATGTTCGCCAATCAGAAATAGGTTCTGAAGAACCTCTATAAGGAAGTACATATTCAAGAAAATTCTGCCAGCCAAGTTGTTGTGTCCATTGCAGAGTTTCATAAGATAGAAAAGCAGTATCTACATGTGATATGAGAAAGTTGGCTGAGACTGTTTTAATATCCTCTCGCTTTTCTTTCAGTTTCCAATGGAATTCCTGTTCTCTTTCAGCCTCTAAGGAATCTAAGTAGTCATGAATTTCTCTGTAATTATTGAAATTTAATACATTAAACTTAATTTCATTTTCAAGAGAATCCACCAAAATTATGTCAGCAAAACAGTGGTCTGGCATATAAGCAATAAGAAAAGACGCTGCTTCCAATTTTTTCGGGTCATTCCGGTAATGAAAAAGAACTTTTTTTAACTCACCCTTATTTTTCTTTGCAGACTTGATTGCTTTAATAACTTTGTCTCTGTACTGTTCAGGGATATTTAATGTTATTTTTTTTAGACTGTAATAACCGAGATAACTGCAGGATGTTAGGAGAAAGAGAAGTATGATAGAAGGTAGTAATTTTGTGAAATTCCTTTTTATTGCTTTCAAGATAACTCCTCATGACAACCTTAACTTGACTTAAGCCGATAGGCTTGAGTTAAGTACTGTTCTGTAATACTCCGTATGTTAATAGTAATCCATCAAAATATCTACAAATTCTTTATCCTTTATATGTTGTTCATATTCTTTGATAGAGTCGGCATAATTATTTGCATTAATAAAATATGTTTGAAGCAATTCATTATCAAACAGTGTACCATTTCTGCTACCAATCCATTCAAGATAATTTGAAAATTCCCAATCTTCAAGTCTTTTTACTATGTTTGCTTTCAAGGGGTTATTATGAATATACTGGCAAAGATAAATAAGGTATTTTTCGTTGGTTACTAATTTATGCTGTAATTTGCCCTGGAATAATCTTCCTTTTCTATTATATTTTTTATTAAACATCTGCACATAATAAGAAAAAAGGTTGTTGAAAATTTTATATGCCGGTATTTCATCGTCCTGTCTTATTAGGAAATGGAAATGGTTTGGCATAAGACAATAAGCGAAAATTGTAGTTGGGATTTTCTTAGTTACAGACTTTAATTTTTTAAGCAAAAGTATATAATCCTCCTTATTATGAAATATTCTTTCATCATTGATAGCCCGATTGTAGAAATGGAAGTAAGCACCGGGTTGAAAATTATCAGTTTTGCAACGCATATTATTGATCCTGCCAGAACTCAGAACTTAAGTTCTGCTATGTTAAATTAGCAACCTTGAGTCAAGTCCTGCGGACTTAACTCAAGGTCAAAATTTCTCTTTCAAATATTCTTCTTCCCAGATTTTTTCAGTAAGTTTTTTAAGCTCCTCATCATATTTAACCATTGCATCGTAATATTCTTTTGAATGTAATGCGTCATTTGCATATTTGTCTAATGGTTTTGCGTCTTTAGTCAGAATATTTTCTCTGAAATTTTTATAATGGTCTCTTATAGAACAAGGCATCAGCCAATTATCTGGTTTTTCATACTTACCCAATCCGTAGTCACATTGCCATTTTCTACCATTTTTGAAGAGGTCTGAGAAAAGAGCATCTGTGAGTGATTTTCCATTTTTATAAAGTTCTTTTATATTATCAACATAATAGGGAGCAAAATTACAGGGTGCGATATTTCCATTCCAATCAATATAAAGATAACCACCTTCTCTTCCATAAGCAATGCAACCTTTTGAAAGCATTCCGCTGTTCCAAAAATCTGCAATACAATATTTCTTATCTATTAACATCTTTTCCCATTGTCTATAAAGCTCTACTCTTTTACCTGGTATAATCATTAGGTCCATATCACTTTCACCTCTTCCAATAGGAAAGAATTGAAAGAGCCACATATATGATGCTCCTTGCTCTTCAAAGAAAAAGTCATAGAAGTCATCTTTGAGTAAAGTCTCAATATTCTTCATAGTGCCGGTGACTGATATTCCAAATGGCACACCTGCTTTTCTAAGATTTTCAAATGCTTTTAATATCTTTTTGAAAACGCCTTTACCTCGCCTTTCATCAGTTTCCTTTTCAAACCCTTCTACTGAAATTGCTGGCGTAATATTCCCAAGTTTTGCCATTCTTTCTGCAAGTTCCGGTGTAATTAGTGTTCCATTCGTAAATGACAAGAAAAATACATCCTTATATTTTTCATAGATATCCAACATAGACTTCCCATCATCTTTATACATAAAAGGCTCTCCACCACTTATGACTACAAACGGGACACCCCACTGATATCGGACTTCATTAACGATTTTATCAACAACTTCATAAGGAAGTTTTGCTGGAGTTTTAGCATTAGAGGCGGCATAACATCCAATACAATTTAGATTACATAATTGAGTGGGAGCTAATACAATAAGTGAAGGTGGTTTTATGCCATATTTTTCTTCAAACTTTTGAGGGAGAGTTGTAACAAACCCATCCTTTAAAAAGGCATTTTTGAGTATTGTTGAAACCGCTTTTTGAATAGCATGTTTTGACATATACCCTTTATCTAAATTATCAAAAATACAATTTATCATTGCTAATAAGTACTGGTATATTATAACATTGATGCTTTTGGGATAAGGTTCTCCGTTTTCTACAACAGCATTGTAAATCGCTTTTTCCAGCTTTGGTTTTAAGATTTTTCGTAGTTGCCCTTGCCCAATTATTTTTTTGAACAATGATAAAATAAGTTTCTCATTCATTATTTACCTCAGCAATTTTTTTGTTAAAAAAGAGAGTAATAAATATAAGTGTCAAATATTTTTCAAAGAGTCATAAATAGTCAAAAGGTCAAATGATTCGCCAATTGGCGAAGCGTCAAATGTGGTCATTATGACAGCGTCAGCGTTTATTTCTTAACTCCGACTGTAACCTTACGAAACCTTGCAGGAGCAGCGCCATGAGACATTTCTGCCCTTTGCCCTGGTTGACCTTTACCACAATTAGGAACTCCGTAAAGCTGCCATTCTTCTCCACCACAGATTGCATCGCAACTTTGCCAGAATTTTGGAGTAATACCTTGATATGTGGGATTTTTCACCATTCTTGTCTTTTTGCCATTTTTAATTTCCCAGCCAATTTCAGTTGTGAATTGGAAATTTAGACGACGCTGGTCAATGCTCCATGTTTTATTACACTCTACGAAAAGTCCATCTTTTGTATCTGCGATCAAATCATCAAGTGAACCTCTTACTGGCATTAAAGAAATATTAATCATTCTAATCATTGGAATATTATCATATCCATCTGCACGGTTGCAACCTCTACTTCTGGATTCTCCAATGATATACGCTAATTCACGATTAGTTAGATACATCTGATAGAGTCCATTTTTAATGATATGATACCTTTTAGCACGGACTCCATCATCATCATATCCAAAAGTTGCCAGTCCGGTTGGAACTGTCGCATCTGCAACTATATTCACAATCGGCGAAGCATAGTGAAAGTTTTTGTAAAGGTCAGTTGTAATGAAACTTCTGCCTGCATAATTTGCTTCCATTCCAAGAACCCTATCAAGTTCTGATGGATGACCAATTGACTCGTGAATCTGCAAAGCCAATTGACCTCCACCAATTATAAGGTCTTTCTCACCTACTGGGCAATCTGGAGCAGAGAGCAGAGCAATTGCCTCCTCTCTAACTCTTTCTGCATTTTCCACAAATGGTGTTGCAAGAATGAACTCATATCCCATTTGAGTATGCTGTCCACCATAGGAATCAGGATATGAACGGCGTTGGACTTCATTGCCTTCAACAGCTGTAGCACTATATCCACAACCACTTCGGACTAAATTCTGCTCTATAAATGTTCCTTCTGATGTTGCAAGCCATTGATGTTCGTTCCAAAAATTCATCTGCGATTCAGCTACCTTTATTCTTTCATCTTTTCTCAATATTTTATCAATTTTGTATAATAAATCAACTTTCTTTTCTAACGGAACATTGAAAGGATTTATCAAATAAGGTGATGTCCAGATATCTTTATGGACAGGTTCAGGAGCAAGTTTAACGCTGCCTTTGCGTAAAGTTGCAGAAGCTTTGGCAATCTGTACTGCTAATGCAGTTGTTCTCTTTATCTCATTTTTTGTGAGATTTGAACTGGAAGCAAATCCCCAAGAGCCGTTTGCAATAACCCTAACTCCGAATCCAAGAGTATTGCTGTTATTTAATCTTTCTATTTTACCATTTTTTACTGCGATAGATTGTGATTTTGAATCAATTATTCTAATGTCTGCATAAGATGCTCCGCAAGAAACTGCGGTATCTATTGCAAGTTGTGTAAAGTCTTTCACAGAATCCTCCTATGAATTAAAGTCAAATAAAAATTATCCAAAATATATGTTTAACGAAGCAAAACCATTTTCTTTATGTCAATAAAATTACCTTTCTGAGATTATCGCTAATTCCCAACAATCAGGTTAGCATAACTGACTTCAATATCATCAAAACCTAAAACTTGACCGCCATTTTCATTTATCAATTTCAAATTTTCAATTGTAAAGATATTTTCTCCAACATCAATACCTTTTACTGTAAAATAGAATAAAATTCCATCTCCACCAATTCCATCATCATTTTCAGTTTGTATTAAACCAATACAAATGTTTAAACAACCAGATTCATTGATGTATTCTAATAAAGGTTCTCCATTCCAAAATTCACCCTTAGTTACAGGATTTTCAGGTAATTCAATCATTGTATTGTCAAAAGTGATTTCTCCTGAAACTGCAAACAAATCTGTAACATTCTCTATTTTTACTGAGAAAGTTGCGGGCTCATTTATTGCTATCGTTTGTTCAGAAGGGCTTATTTTTAGCTTTAGATTTGTTTGGGGCTCAGTACTTTCTTCACTGCAAGCTGTAAGTAGGATTAAAATAATTATCAGAATTGCAGGTAAATATTTTCTCATTATGCATCCTTTTATTTCAATAAAAGCATTCGCTTGGTTTTTACTGTCTTACCATTAATTTCTAACTTATAAAAGTAAATTCCGTTGCTAACTGATCTATTATTTTCATCTTTTCCACCCCAAACCACTTTATTCAATCCATATTTTGCATTTAAAATTCTGAATTTCTTAACCAATTGTCCTTTTAGATTGTATATTTTGATTTCTCCGGAGGTAATACCTTCCTTTAATCCAAAGGTTATTTCTGTCCTCTTGCAAAACGGATTGGGAAAATTTTGACCTAAATAGTTCTCTTTTACAATTTCAATTATTGGCAAATCAAATATTTCAGCAATGTAATTTCTTATCTTGATTTCGGTCTCACTTTCCCCAAGTGAAGTGTAAATTTCAACAAAACTACCTCTATATTTATCCAAACTATCTGGAATTATAGGAATATCTATTTCCGTTGGATGAGTATAATTCCAATTAAGACAAATTGCCAGAACATCTGTTATATTTACCTCTCCATCTCCGTTACAGTCTGCCAATGAGGCAAATGGCTCTTCCCAATTCCCTGGATAATCATTTCCTATCCATTCAAATGAAACTGGACTGCGTAATGTTCCTGACTCTCTCCAAAAAACTGCTATTGAATTTACATCCTCCTCGTTTACCTCGCCACTATAATCAGTATCTCCTGGCCAGATTAAACATGTATCAGGATAAACGACAATATAATCTTCACATATCAAAGTGTCCGATGATTCCATTTGTCCAAAAATGCCTAAGCTAACTGAATAAGTGCCTGCATTAGTA from Candidatus Cloacimonadota bacterium encodes:
- a CDS encoding transposase → MRCKTDNFQPGAYFHFYNRAINDERIFHNKEDYILLLKKLKSVTKKIPTTIFAYCLMPNHFHFLIRQDDEIPAYKIFNNLFSYYVQMFNKKYNRKGRLFQGKLQHKLVTNEKYLIYLCQYIHNNPLKANIVKRLEDWEFSNYLEWIGSRNGTLFDNELLQTYFINANNYADSIKEYEQHIKDKEFVDILMDYY
- a CDS encoding transglutaminase-like domain-containing protein translates to MKAIKRNFTKLLPSIILLFLLTSCSYLGYYSLKKITLNIPEQYRDKVIKAIKSAKKNKGELKKVLFHYRNDPKKLEAASFLIAYMPDHCFADIILVDSLENEIKFNVLNFNNYREIHDYLDSLEAEREQEFHWKLKEKREDIKTVSANFLISHVDTAFLSYETLQWTQQLGWQNFLEYVLPYRGSSEPISDWRTYFWNEFSSLRDSTYDPLKLACLINDRCKKVFTFKDVFYLHPTDLGLEQMLEYGLGRCEDMTNFTIYAMRANGLAVTSDYTPHWPDGTNNHAWNSLILPDGKVIPFMGCEANPGKYKLHRKIAKVYRKLFFEEEGSLASQLSENEKVPGWLSGKNYRDVTDKYVETTDVTLNLNPEKKWAYLAVFNSNKWKAIHWGKIDSTGKTIFTKMGKDIAYLPTYYEKVDSVKKKDKKDKYELKGADSPFILTNDGFIENFDNKPVEERLKNDNSFVADRIAKGDKYKIKLDSKYKLYIWAENDWQTLVDSITAPADSIIFDYNYPNSLYKLEDEDENPETRIFTIEQRKQKIW
- a CDS encoding TldD/PmbA family protein, with protein sequence MKDFTQLAIDTAVSCGASYADIRIIDSKSQSIAVKNGKIERLNNSNTLGFGVRVIANGSWGFASSSNLTKNEIKRTTALAVQIAKASATLRKGSVKLAPEPVHKDIWTSPYLINPFNVPLEKKVDLLYKIDKILRKDERIKVAESQMNFWNEHQWLATSEGTFIEQNLVRSGCGYSATAVEGNEVQRRSYPDSYGGQHTQMGYEFILATPFVENAERVREEAIALLSAPDCPVGEKDLIIGGGQLALQIHESIGHPSELDRVLGMEANYAGRSFITTDLYKNFHYASPIVNIVADATVPTGLATFGYDDDGVRAKRYHIIKNGLYQMYLTNRELAYIIGESRSRGCNRADGYDNIPMIRMINISLMPVRGSLDDLIADTKDGLFVECNKTWSIDQRRLNFQFTTEIGWEIKNGKKTRMVKNPTYQGITPKFWQSCDAICGGEEWQLYGVPNCGKGQPGQRAEMSHGAAPARFRKVTVGVKK
- a CDS encoding PKD domain-containing protein codes for the protein ATPLQDNLAIKFTTETPEIIHSFTANFSADTISGYAPLTVNFSDQSNPGTGVIVTWGWDFGDNNTSEEQNPTHIYENPGNYTISLTIIDENNSIDTETKIDYISVYEAVIANFVGSPTVGISPLTVTFIDSSKGEIDNWLWNFGDDSTSASQNPIHTYTNAGTYSVSLGIFGQMESSDTLICEDYIVVYPDTCLIWPGDTDYSGEVNEEDVNSIAVFWRESGTLRSPVSFEWIGNDYPGNWEEPFASLADCNGDGEVNITDVLAICLNWNYTHPTEIDIPIIPDSLDKYRGSFVEIYTSLGESETEIKIRNYIAEIFDLPIIEIVKENYLGQNFPNPFCKRTEITFGLKEGITSGEIKIYNLKGQLVKKFRILNAKYGLNKVVWGGKDENNRSVSNGIYFYKLEINGKTVKTKRMLLLK
- a CDS encoding radical SAM protein, coding for MNEKLILSLFKKIIGQGQLRKILKPKLEKAIYNAVVENGEPYPKSINVIIYQYLLAMINCIFDNLDKGYMSKHAIQKAVSTILKNAFLKDGFVTTLPQKFEEKYGIKPPSLIVLAPTQLCNLNCIGCYAASNAKTPAKLPYEVVDKIVNEVRYQWGVPFVVISGGEPFMYKDDGKSMLDIYEKYKDVFFLSFTNGTLITPELAERMAKLGNITPAISVEGFEKETDERRGKGVFKKILKAFENLRKAGVPFGISVTGTMKNIETLLKDDFYDFFFEEQGASYMWLFQFFPIGRGESDMDLMIIPGKRVELYRQWEKMLIDKKYCIADFWNSGMLSKGCIAYGREGGYLYIDWNGNIAPCNFAPYYVDNIKELYKNGKSLTDALFSDLFKNGRKWQCDYGLGKYEKPDNWLMPCSIRDHYKNFRENILTKDAKPLDKYANDALHSKEYYDAMVKYDEELKKLTEKIWEEEYLKEKF
- a CDS encoding CDP-alcohol phosphatidyltransferase family protein, producing the protein MRLKDYVRILFKEYKKSVPDVSVEEILNLYLFRPIAFIIIKLIYRFPITPNQISFFTIIIGIIGGIFYAKGDYNSFILGAILYGLTVILDCCDGMLARLKNCGTPMGRIIDGISDYVTGIVIYTGFAIGLSKSSIEFPISSWLLISFSAVCTIFHSIIFDYHKNEFMAHALDKTNSTREDIESFSNGLKKMKGKYFKKLLIIIYLLYSKSQIANTSRKNRYSNESYYNANKLLIQLWSLISPTTHIVVFMVSSFLYRPNIFFYYDVCVANILLLIIWIIQVKTNKRIAIE
- a CDS encoding TldD/PmbA family protein gives rise to the protein MNKSKSEFKNVCDKILSLSTADETEILLFKTKHALTRYAENYIHQNVSNESVHLRVRTIIGRKTTTASTNSFSEDALKQTVNSALSSTKLQKDNPKLLPLPKPQEYKTVDNYSLSTDKTTPERRANEIAKAVNLCKKHKLEAAGIFSTQSSELCIANSNGLFGYDISTQAIFSITAIKGIASGWNEIIRKNVDEIDVEKSARIAIEKAKKSQYPVDLKPGKYTVIMEPAAVAEFILFLLWKGFNGMDYIEGTSFLKDGLNKKVFSEKFSILENPYNPKIGGTPFDFEGMPVQKLTLVENGVPKHFATNRWIAKETGRKNNGHAIPLPSQGAYPFAMCIKPGTSSVEKMIKGTNYGVLVTHFHYSNIIDPMALLTTGMTRDGFSLIEDGKITKPLKNMRFTESVINIFSNIEEIGKETELAGAFFGGGFLVPAMKINNFNFSSSTEF
- a CDS encoding cohesin domain-containing protein gives rise to the protein MRKYLPAILIIILILLTACSEESTEPQTNLKLKISPSEQTIAINEPATFSVKIENVTDLFAVSGEITFDNTMIELPENPVTKGEFWNGEPLLEYINESGCLNICIGLIQTENDDGIGGDGILFYFTVKGIDVGENIFTIENLKLINENGGQVLGFDDIEVSYANLIVGN